A section of the Anabaena cylindrica PCC 7122 genome encodes:
- a CDS encoding pyridoxal-phosphate-dependent aminotransferase family protein: MDDKLMLMIPGPTPVPEAALLALAKHPIGHRTSEFSNMMGEVTQNLKWLHQTESDVLMLNVSGTGAVEAGMINFLSPGDRILVGSNGKFGERWVEVGQAFGLNVEAITAEWGQPLDPDKFAQKLQADTNKEIKAVIITHSETSTGVINDLVAINSHVKEHGQALIIVDAVTSLGAYNVPVDALGLDVVASGSQKGYMIPPGLGFVSVSPKAWEAYKTAKLPKYYLDLGKYRKATAKNTTPFTPPVNLMVALHTTLGMMKKEGLESIFTRHERQKNATRAAMKALNLPLFAADECASPAITAVATPGMEADKIRSLMKKRFDIALAGGQDHLSNKIFRVGHLGFVSDRDILSCIASLEVVLLELGHENFNSGAGVAAAARVFSN; the protein is encoded by the coding sequence ATGGATGACAAGTTGATGTTGATGATTCCTGGCCCCACTCCGGTTCCAGAAGCGGCTTTACTGGCATTGGCCAAGCATCCTATTGGACACCGCACCAGTGAATTCAGCAACATGATGGGTGAGGTGACTCAAAACCTCAAATGGCTGCATCAAACTGAAAGTGATGTGCTAATGCTGAATGTTAGCGGTACTGGTGCTGTGGAAGCTGGGATGATTAATTTCCTTTCACCAGGCGATCGCATTTTAGTTGGTTCTAATGGTAAATTTGGTGAACGTTGGGTAGAAGTTGGCCAAGCTTTTGGGCTAAATGTCGAAGCTATCACCGCAGAATGGGGACAACCCTTAGATCCAGACAAGTTTGCACAAAAGTTGCAAGCTGACACCAACAAAGAAATCAAAGCTGTCATTATTACCCACAGCGAAACTTCCACAGGTGTAATTAATGATTTGGTAGCTATCAACAGCCATGTTAAAGAACATGGTCAAGCTTTAATTATTGTTGATGCTGTCACCAGCTTAGGTGCTTACAATGTACCTGTTGATGCTTTAGGTTTGGATGTAGTCGCTTCCGGTTCCCAAAAAGGCTACATGATTCCCCCTGGCTTAGGATTTGTGTCTGTCAGTCCCAAAGCTTGGGAAGCTTACAAAACTGCGAAATTGCCAAAATACTATTTAGATTTAGGTAAATATCGCAAAGCTACCGCTAAAAATACAACTCCTTTTACTCCCCCAGTTAACTTAATGGTGGCACTACACACCACTTTGGGGATGATGAAAAAAGAAGGGTTGGAATCAATCTTTACTCGTCATGAACGGCAAAAAAATGCTACTCGTGCAGCAATGAAAGCCCTAAATTTACCATTGTTTGCAGCTGATGAATGTGCGAGTCCAGCAATTACAGCCGTAGCAACCCCAGGAATGGAAGCGGATAAAATTCGGTCATTGATGAAAAAGCGGTTTGATATTGCGTTAGCTGGTGGACAAGACCATCTGAGTAATAAGATTTTCCGTGTTGGTCACTTGGGTTTTGTGAGCGATCGCGATATCCTCAGTTGTATAGCCTCACTAGAAGTAGTTCTCTTAGAACTCGGCCATGAAAACTTCAATTCTGGCGCAGGTGTAGCCGCAGCAGCAAGAGTTTTTAGTAATTAG